The Prevotella herbatica genome contains the following window.
CTTCTTTCTGGGCTTCATTTATGGTCATCTTATTTAATCTCCTTTATTTCGTTTACGGTAATCAACTTATATAGTTTGTCGCTCGGGCGAACCTTGCCAGGAACAGGAATTGAAACTCTTGTACCTTGTTCTGCCTTTTCAACACAACCCAAATCAAAACGTATTTCATCTGCATTGAGATACATTACTCCTGTTGTAGGACCTGTGATAAGGAGTTTCTCACCTTTATTGAAGTCAGAAGCTTCTACAGCTACCTCAGCAACACCCAACTTTGAGAAATATTTCATTACTTTACCAACAAGAACTTTCTTTTCAGTTGCCGCACTTCCATAGTGCTTATTCCACTCGCCCATCGTCTGTCCTTGATAATAGCCGTCCCAGAATCCACGGTTGAACACTTTAGCAAGCTGCTCATCCCACTCATCCTTCTTTTCTTCTGTTAATGTACCATCAAGAACACTCTGAATAGCTTCCTTGTAGCATTTCACTACTGTATAAACATATTCTGGTCCACGAGCACGTCCCTCTATCTTGAATACCCTCACACCAGCATCCATCATGCGGTCTATAAAGCGAATAGTCTTCAAATCTTTAGGACTCATCACGTATTTATTGTCAATTTCCAGTTCGTTGCCAGTTTCATTGTCAGTTACAGTATATGAACGACGGCATATCTGCACGCATTCGCCACGGTTGGCACTACGGTTGGCATTGGCAAGACTGAGATAACATTTTCCACTTACAGCCATGCACAAGGCACCATGACAGAACATCTCTATACGTATTTGCTTTCCCATTGGTCCACATACGTTTTGAGCTATAATCTGTTCGTGAATTTCCTTCACCTGATCCATGTTGAGTTCACGTGCCAAGACAGAAACATCTGCAAAGCGACTATAAAACTTCAAAGCCTCGATATTGGTAATATTGAGTTGAGTAGAAAGATGAACTTCCTCACCAACTTCTGTGCAATAACTCATCACAGCAACGTCACTAGCAATCACAGCACTGATACCAGCTTCTTTTGCGGCATCGATAATCTGCTTCATTGTTGCAATATCATCATCATATATGATGGTGTTGACAGTGAGATATGTCTTTATTCCATGCTCATTGCATGTGGCAGCTATTTCGCGCAAATCATCTATATTAAAATGATTGGCCGAATGAGAGCGCATATTAAGTTTGCCGATACCGAAATAAACGGAATCAGCACCTGCCTGTATTGCAGCGGCAAGGCTCTCACGAGAGCCTACAGGCGCCATTACTTCAAATTCTGATATTTTTCCCTTCATGGGTGCAAAATTACTCATTTTATTTGTAACTTTGCGCAATATGAAAAAAATACTTTTATATATAAGTGTCTCTCTTGTCGTGATTTCATGCGGTCGTCCTTCTAAACAAACTGTTGAAAAAAATCCGTTTATCACCGACGTAATGCTGAAGACAACTCCAGTGAAAGACCAGGGGCACAGTCAACTGTGCTGGGCTTACGCTATGTTGGCGACAATAGAAACAAATCACCTGATGATGGGAGATTCCGTGAACCTAAGCACAGACTATATTGCAAGAATGATGCTTACAGATGCATCAACACGATATTACCTTTCAAAAGGCAAAAATACGATATCAATGCGAGGAATGGGCAGTCTGCTTATTCATCTTATGCAAAACTATGGTATTGTTCCATTTGATTCATACAACGCCAAAGAACCTGCAAATTACAATGTCATTTGTCGTAAGATTATGCAGGCAACAAAAAGTGTAAACAATCTTACCACACTTAATCAAAAAGTAAATGATGTACTAGATGAGGAAATTGGATATATGCCGGCAAAATATGTACACATGCTTGGTGCAGAATATACTCCACAGGAATTTGCGCACAGCGTATGTCGTGATGATGAATATGTAAACGTGACAAGTTTTAAACACCATGTAATGGGTGAATCATTTATCTTAGAAACTCCAGACAACATTATGAACGACAAATTCTTAAATGTTCCGATAGAAGCCTTGATGACGATGATAACAAAGAGTCTCGTAAACGGTAAAGCCGTATGCTGGGAAGGTGACGTGAGCGAACCGGGATTTTCTTTCAGCGAAGGTGTTGCTGAAACCAACCACCAAACAGTGACTCAGGATTTGAGACAACAAGAGTTTGAAAGCAGACAAACCACCGACGACCACGTAATGGAGCTTATTGGGTTAGCTCATGACAAAAACGGAAAGAAATACTTTATTGCAAAAAATAGCTGGGGCACCAGCAACCGTTTCAAGGGTTACATGTACCTCAGCTATAATTATGTGAAACTGAAGACTATAGCCGTATTCCTTTCTCAGGATTAAGGCCTGTCTACTAGTTATTATTCTGTAAACTTGTTTAGCTTGTCGAGATAATACTGTCTCACATCCTTCCAATGATAATATGGAGCTATATCTGTCTTTATAGGCAATGTAGCTTCATTTTCATTTCTAAGTACTTTAACAAGTATATCCTTAGAACCTTTCTTATGATAAAACACCAACTGAATATTGCAAGCCATCGGAAATATGCGGTAATTGTTCCATCCCTTGTAAGCAAGCTGCTCAAGGTCACTGACCTGCATACCCATTCCGTCAAGATCCATAAGACATGTAAGTGGCATAACCATTGTGTCATGACCATAACGCAAAGTCGCTCCTGGATGTGGCAAAGCTATGCAACTATCAGCATCACTTATTATCTTGCGAAGAAGGTTACGCTGACTGTAAGGTTGCTTGCCTCCATTCAATGGGCATGCGCCATAGTTGATATACCACCACGCATTATTAATCTGCCAAAGATCATAAATCTCGTCATCAGTAAACAAGTCGTATAATGACATGCTGTTACGAAACTCTGTACTCTGCACGTTGCTAGCCTGTTTGAATAGTACTTCATATAACTTATTGGCATTTAAGTGATTTTTCCAATACTCATCATCATTAAACAACAGTCGCATCACGCGCTCAGGATGTTCATGGTTTTTACAAAACTCAGTATAAGGTACCATTGCACTTGTTGGCATACGTTTTTTAAATAACAAAGAATCATCATAGTTCATATAATACATATCATGATAACTTGCGTCGTGAGTGATATTTAGTTCAGGATTAATCTTTACCATTTCCTGCAAAGCGTTTTCCATACTTAATATACAACGTATCACCACAGTGCTCTTAGCATCTACATTAGCCTTTCCTGCAAATATCTGTGGAAAGTTTTTCAGCATTCTTTCTGCAATCTGTTTATGCTGCAAAGCTCCTCTTTGAGTAAGTTCTCCATCACGTCCCATAGCAGCGTCACGCAACTTACGAAGTTTGGTAAGTACTTCCTTACCCTTTGGTGTAAGTTTACCAAGAGAATCAGCTTTTTCAAGCCATGCTACAGGTCTATTGTAATCACGGTCGCCAATAAGCCAGCGGCTGCCATGACGTCCATAATGACTAAGGTAAAATGGTACATATCCAGATGGTGCAGGAGTAAGTTTTTTCTGCAAAGGTCCAGGGTAAGCCAGATAATTACTTGCCGACAAGCTACGATCGACTTTAAAATCCTTGCGTGCTTGCTGTGAAAAGGCAGTAATAGCAAGTGACAATAAAATAACTATAAAAGCATTTCTTTTCATATATGGAAAATTATTTCTACTTGCAAATATAATGAATTATTTTGTATAACGATATTCAAATATATATTTTCTACCATATTTGCGGGAGCACTATCACATATCTTAGGTATGGAATATACCACGTGAGTGGGATTGCCTATATTGTAAATAGACGCTAATTTTGCAAATGGAAATATAAATAAACCCAAGGATAAAATTATGAAGCAAAAGTGTAATACGTTTGATCCCATCTAATTCTCTAATTGATCGTAATGGAAAAATTATCGCAAAAAATCTCTAAGGCGAAAACCAAAGAAATATGTTGTTACATTTTATCCATTAATATTTTTATGTGGGGAAGGTATCTTTGTCTTCAATAAAAAAAGTAGCTAAATAATATCATATATAAAAAAAATAAGTAACTTTGTAGTCAGCGAGAAAAATAATATTTGTTTATTATAAAGCTATATAAGCACTTTGGGGGTATTAAAGATAAATAGAGATTAATGAAAAAACAAACACAAGCTATTCATGTTCCATATAGACGACGAGACGCCTATGATGCTTTAAGTATGCCGGTATATAATGCTGTAGCATACGAGTTTGACAATGCTCAACTAATGGCTGATGCTTTTTGCTGTCGTATTGATGCACCAGACTATTCTAGGGTTGAAAATCCAACTGTCACTAATTTTGAGGAACGAGTAAAAGTCCTTACTGGGGCTAATTCAGTAACAGCTCTGAACAGTGGTATGGCAGCAATTAGCAACACGATGTTAGCACTTACATCACAAGGCAAAAACGTTGTAACATCCAAACATTTATTCGGTAATACGTTCGACTTACTTAATAACACTCTAAAACGTTTTGGTGTAGAAACACGACTATGTGACCTAACGAATATGAATGAAGTAGAAACGTCAATTGATGAGAATACAGCTTGTATATTTCTTGAAATAATTACAAACCCACAAATGGAAGTAGCTGATCTCACAGCTTTGGCTACTATCGCTCATGCTCACAAAATACCATTGGTAGCAGATACAACAACTATACCTTTTACGCAATTTTCAAGTCATAATCTTGGTGTAGACATAGAAGTTGTATCAAGCACTAAATATGTGAGTGGTGGTGCAACATCTTTGGGAGGAGTCGTTATAGATTACGGTACTGCAAAAGGATTTAGCAACCGTATGAAAAATGAAATGTTGTTTAATTTCGGAGCATATATGACTCCGCAGGTTGCATACATGCAAACTATCGGACTTGAAACTCTGAATGCACGTTACAGAGTACAGTCGTCTAATGCTCTTGAATTGGCGAAGAAAATGCAAACTTTGCAAGGAGTTAAAAAAGTAAACTATGTGGGACTTAAAGAAAATCCATATCATAAACTAGCACAACAACAGTTTGGAGAAACAGCCGGAGCGATGGTATGTATTGACTTAGAAAGTCAAAAGGCGTGTTTTAACTTCATTGATAACTTAAAACTTATTCATCGTGCCACCAATCTATTCGACAACCGCACGTTAGCAATACATCCAGCAAGTACAATATTCGGATTATTTTCTGATATAGAAAAAGCCAATATGGATGTGCTAGATACTACTATTCGCCTAAGTATAGGTTTGGAGGATGTTGAAGATTTATTTGAAGACATAAAGCAAAGTATTGAAAGATCTTAATATATAATTATATGGACAGAAATATCAAAAATACAATCAGCAAAGATGAATCTAGGGAATCGTATGATTTCGATAAGATTATTGATCGCGCAGGTAGCGGAGATTTAAAGCATGAAGCATTGTTACCAAGATGGAGACGTAATGATTTACTTCCATTGTGGGTTGCTGATATGGATTTTGAAACACCAATGTTCATAACCAATGCCTTGAAAAAACGCCTTGAGCATTCACTATTTGGATATACTATCGAACCTAAAGAATTGTGGAAATCAATAATTAATTGGGTTAAAGAACATCATCAATGGGAGTTGAGACGTGAATGGCTAAAGTTTATACCTGGAATAGTTAAAGGTATAGGTCTTGTAATTAATGTTTTTACAAAACCTGGAGATAAAGTAATTATACAAACTCCTGTATATCATCCTTTCAGATTAACTCCAGAAGGAAATGATCGTGAAGTCGTTTTTAATCCTTTAAAAAGACGTGATGATGGCTATTATGATATGGACTTTGATAATCTTGAAAAAGTTTGTGATGACAAATGTCGAATATTCATACTTTGCAATCCTCATAATCCAGCAGGTATTTGTTGGAGTAAAGAAACACTGCAAAAGCTAGCTGATTTCTGCTATGAACACCATCTGCTTGTTATATCTGATGAAATTCATTGCGACATGGCTATATTCGGACACAAGCATATACCTTTTGCAACAGTTAGTGATAAGGCCAGAGAAAATAGCATAACTTTTCAGGCACCAACAAAGACATTCAATATAGCTGGAATTATTTCAAGCTATGCCATTATTCCAAATTCTGACATACGTAAAAAATTCTATGGCTGGATTAAAGCTAATGAACTTGATGAAGCTAATATATTTGCCCCTATTGCCACAATAGCAGCCTTTACAAAAGGCGAAGAATGGCGAAAGTCAATGCTTGCGTATATTGAAGACAACATACGGTTTGTAGAAGATTATTGTAAAGAGAATATTCCACAAATACATCCTTTGCGTCCACAGGCATCTTTTCTTGTGTGGCTTAATTGTCGTGAACTAAATTTAGACCATAAAGATCTACTTGATTTGTTTATAGACAAAGCCCATCTAGCTCTTAATGACGGAGAAATGTTCGGTCAAGGAGGTGAAGGTTTTATGAGGATGAATATAGCAACATCACGCTCTGTATTAAAACAAGCTTTAGATCAATTAGCTTCAGCTGTCAATAACTTGAAATAGCTTATTGACAGTTATTTTTTTCATAGATATCTGCATATTTGAAAAAAAACATTCCCTACGGGAATAAATAATTATTTAAAAACAAAAAGATACTAAAGCTTGTTTGTTTTAAAAATAATATATATATTTGCCTGCGAAAATCATTTAGATTTTATCTAAAGAGGGGTGCTGACAAACTGTCGGCTGAGATTATACCCGTGGAACCTGATGCAGTTAGTACTGCCGAAGGGAGAGACTTTTTTAAGTCGCTTTTCGCATATCCATGTATATATATTGATATATAGTAGCTCCTCGTGACACTTATATTAAGTGGAGCATGTTTTATTATACAGCTTTATCTATTGCCGGCAGTGATTGCAGCGGAGGTGCCGGTATTCAAGCAGACATAAAAACAATGTCGGCATTGGGTGTTTATGCTGCATCTGCAATAACTTATGTTACCGTACAAAATACAATGGGTGTGGAATCTTCATGCCCTATAGACTCTTATACCATTGAACGACAAATCCATGCAATAATGAATGACATACGCCCAATGGCTATTAAAACAGGAATGATGGGTAACAAGGCTACCATAGAAGCTGTTGTAAACGCATTGTCTATTTATTATCACGGCAATTTGGTTGTTGACCCTATTATTCTTTCTACCAGTGGGTCTTTATTACTTGATAATGATGCAATAGATACGATGTGCAGAAAATTGCTGCCTATGGCTACTGTTGTAACTCCTAACATCCATGAGGCTGAGGTATTGGCAAACATGAAAATAAACAATAAGGATGATATGAAAGTGGCTGCACTAAATATAATGGATTATGGATGTAGCGCTGTACTTGTGAAAGGCGGGCACATAGAAGGTGACAATAAATGCGACATTCTTATTGAACGCAAAGAAAATGGAATATATGAAGAACATGAATTTAACGGTAAAACTGTGGACAGTAAAAATACTCATGGAACAGGATGTACATTTTCATCTGCCATAGCTGCATATCTAGCACAAGGAATGAGTTTGATTAATGCTGTGAAAGAGGCAAAAGAATATGTAACAATGGCAATAGCCGAAGGTGCTGATGTATCTATAGGCAAAGGACACGGACCGTTAAACCACTTTTTCAATCCAATGAAAATGAAAAAAATAAATCACAAATGAAAATAGAAAAGGTACAATTCATTACTCACAAGACTGCCAATATAACTTATGCAGAAGGTGCACTGATGGCTTTACTAGGTGGATGTCGCTGGATACAACTTCGCATGAAGGATGCTGATATAGCTGAAATATGCAGTGTTGCAAAAATTATTCAACCTGCTTGCCAAAGTGTTGGGGCTAAATTCATTATTGATGATCATGTTGAACTAGTGAAACTGCTTAATGCCGATGGAGTACATTTAGGCAAAAATGACATGCCGATAGGCGAAGCTAGAAATATTCTTGGAAAAGAATATATTATCGGTGGTACAGCAAACACGATTGAAGATATCGTTGATATATATAATTCAGGTGCAGACTATATTGGTTGTGGACCTTTCAGATTTACATCAACAAAGAAAAATCTTTCTCCAATAATAGGACTGGAAGGGTATAATAAAATAATATCAGACATGAAAC
Protein-coding sequences here:
- a CDS encoding peptidase U32 family protein; translation: MKGKISEFEVMAPVGSRESLAAAIQAGADSVYFGIGKLNMRSHSANHFNIDDLREIAATCNEHGIKTYLTVNTIIYDDDIATMKQIIDAAKEAGISAVIASDVAVMSYCTEVGEEVHLSTQLNITNIEALKFYSRFADVSVLARELNMDQVKEIHEQIIAQNVCGPMGKQIRIEMFCHGALCMAVSGKCYLSLANANRSANRGECVQICRRSYTVTDNETGNELEIDNKYVMSPKDLKTIRFIDRMMDAGVRVFKIEGRARGPEYVYTVVKCYKEAIQSVLDGTLTEEKKDEWDEQLAKVFNRGFWDGYYQGQTMGEWNKHYGSAATEKKVLVGKVMKYFSKLGVAEVAVEASDFNKGEKLLITGPTTGVMYLNADEIRFDLGCVEKAEQGTRVSIPVPGKVRPSDKLYKLITVNEIKEIK
- a CDS encoding C1 family peptidase, translating into MKKILLYISVSLVVISCGRPSKQTVEKNPFITDVMLKTTPVKDQGHSQLCWAYAMLATIETNHLMMGDSVNLSTDYIARMMLTDASTRYYLSKGKNTISMRGMGSLLIHLMQNYGIVPFDSYNAKEPANYNVICRKIMQATKSVNNLTTLNQKVNDVLDEEIGYMPAKYVHMLGAEYTPQEFAHSVCRDDEYVNVTSFKHHVMGESFILETPDNIMNDKFLNVPIEALMTMITKSLVNGKAVCWEGDVSEPGFSFSEGVAETNHQTVTQDLRQQEFESRQTTDDHVMELIGLAHDKNGKKYFIAKNSWGTSNRFKGYMYLSYNYVKLKTIAVFLSQD
- a CDS encoding histidine-type phosphatase, with the translated sequence MKRNAFIVILLSLAITAFSQQARKDFKVDRSLSASNYLAYPGPLQKKLTPAPSGYVPFYLSHYGRHGSRWLIGDRDYNRPVAWLEKADSLGKLTPKGKEVLTKLRKLRDAAMGRDGELTQRGALQHKQIAERMLKNFPQIFAGKANVDAKSTVVIRCILSMENALQEMVKINPELNITHDASYHDMYYMNYDDSLLFKKRMPTSAMVPYTEFCKNHEHPERVMRLLFNDDEYWKNHLNANKLYEVLFKQASNVQSTEFRNSMSLYDLFTDDEIYDLWQINNAWWYINYGACPLNGGKQPYSQRNLLRKIISDADSCIALPHPGATLRYGHDTMVMPLTCLMDLDGMGMQVSDLEQLAYKGWNNYRIFPMACNIQLVFYHKKGSKDILVKVLRNENEATLPIKTDIAPYYHWKDVRQYYLDKLNKFTE
- a CDS encoding trans-sulfuration enzyme family protein, yielding MKKQTQAIHVPYRRRDAYDALSMPVYNAVAYEFDNAQLMADAFCCRIDAPDYSRVENPTVTNFEERVKVLTGANSVTALNSGMAAISNTMLALTSQGKNVVTSKHLFGNTFDLLNNTLKRFGVETRLCDLTNMNEVETSIDENTACIFLEIITNPQMEVADLTALATIAHAHKIPLVADTTTIPFTQFSSHNLGVDIEVVSSTKYVSGGATSLGGVVIDYGTAKGFSNRMKNEMLFNFGAYMTPQVAYMQTIGLETLNARYRVQSSNALELAKKMQTLQGVKKVNYVGLKENPYHKLAQQQFGETAGAMVCIDLESQKACFNFIDNLKLIHRATNLFDNRTLAIHPASTIFGLFSDIEKANMDVLDTTIRLSIGLEDVEDLFEDIKQSIERS
- a CDS encoding MalY/PatB family protein gives rise to the protein MDRNIKNTISKDESRESYDFDKIIDRAGSGDLKHEALLPRWRRNDLLPLWVADMDFETPMFITNALKKRLEHSLFGYTIEPKELWKSIINWVKEHHQWELRREWLKFIPGIVKGIGLVINVFTKPGDKVIIQTPVYHPFRLTPEGNDREVVFNPLKRRDDGYYDMDFDNLEKVCDDKCRIFILCNPHNPAGICWSKETLQKLADFCYEHHLLVISDEIHCDMAIFGHKHIPFATVSDKARENSITFQAPTKTFNIAGIISSYAIIPNSDIRKKFYGWIKANELDEANIFAPIATIAAFTKGEEWRKSMLAYIEDNIRFVEDYCKENIPQIHPLRPQASFLVWLNCRELNLDHKDLLDLFIDKAHLALNDGEMFGQGGEGFMRMNIATSRSVLKQALDQLASAVNNLK
- the thiD gene encoding bifunctional hydroxymethylpyrimidine kinase/phosphomethylpyrimidine kinase; translation: MFYYTALSIAGSDCSGGAGIQADIKTMSALGVYAASAITYVTVQNTMGVESSCPIDSYTIERQIHAIMNDIRPMAIKTGMMGNKATIEAVVNALSIYYHGNLVVDPIILSTSGSLLLDNDAIDTMCRKLLPMATVVTPNIHEAEVLANMKINNKDDMKVAALNIMDYGCSAVLVKGGHIEGDNKCDILIERKENGIYEEHEFNGKTVDSKNTHGTGCTFSSAIAAYLAQGMSLINAVKEAKEYVTMAIAEGADVSIGKGHGPLNHFFNPMKMKKINHK
- a CDS encoding thiamine phosphate synthase, which gives rise to MKIEKVQFITHKTANITYAEGALMALLGGCRWIQLRMKDADIAEICSVAKIIQPACQSVGAKFIIDDHVELVKLLNADGVHLGKNDMPIGEARNILGKEYIIGGTANTIEDIVDIYNSGADYIGCGPFRFTSTKKNLSPIIGLEGYNKIISDMKQRNIDIPIVAIGGIVDEDIQPILNTGINGIALSGCVINANNPVEKMKQIINNTYNINIK